One window of the Chitinophaga niabensis genome contains the following:
- a CDS encoding DUF1801 domain-containing protein, producing MRSKKVDEFLAKLDHPLREELAALREIIMKTHPEITEDVKWGGPSFYYKGDIATFSPRVKDAATLVFHQAEGLTPGAVLEPAPKGKAYARFKSMAEVKAKSKDLQAIIKQWIKLMNKS from the coding sequence ATGCGTTCAAAAAAAGTAGATGAGTTCCTGGCAAAACTGGACCATCCATTAAGAGAAGAGCTCGCAGCACTGCGGGAGATAATTATGAAGACCCACCCTGAAATTACAGAAGATGTAAAATGGGGTGGCCCCAGCTTCTATTACAAAGGCGACATTGCCACTTTTAGCCCGCGGGTGAAAGATGCAGCAACACTGGTCTTTCACCAGGCAGAAGGGTTGACGCCGGGCGCTGTGCTGGAGCCGGCGCCCAAAGGTAAAGCGTATGCCAGATTCAAAAGTATGGCAGAAGTAAAGGCTAAAAGCAAAGACCTCCAGGCTATTATTAAGCAATGGATTAAACTCATGAACAAATCATAA
- a CDS encoding DUF4199 domain-containing protein, whose amino-acid sequence MKNIRTELKWAGIFSLMYLAWMFTEHLCGLHGRHIQYQQLVSTFILLPSLLIYVFAIREKKMKAFQGAITFRQAFKSGLLLTLFIVILSPVNQLITQGLIAPEYFENMREFAVSKQQMSAEEAASRLNTGAFIVQSIIGGLVTGAVFSALIALVIRSRK is encoded by the coding sequence ATGAAAAACATTCGAACTGAACTTAAATGGGCAGGGATTTTCTCTCTGATGTACCTGGCCTGGATGTTTACAGAGCATTTATGTGGATTGCATGGGCGCCATATCCAGTACCAGCAGCTGGTATCAACGTTTATTCTTTTGCCATCATTATTGATCTATGTGTTCGCCATACGCGAAAAGAAAATGAAGGCCTTCCAGGGAGCAATCACCTTCAGGCAGGCCTTTAAAAGCGGCCTGTTGCTGACCTTGTTCATCGTTATCCTTAGTCCGGTGAACCAACTCATCACACAGGGGCTTATTGCCCCGGAGTATTTTGAGAATATGCGGGAATTTGCGGTGTCCAAACAACAAATGTCAGCGGAGGAAGCAGCATCAAGGCTGAACACCGGGGCTTTTATTGTGCAAAGCATTATTGGCGGGTTAGTTACCGGCGCGGTTTTCTCAGCGCTTATTGCCCTGGTGATCAGAAGCAGAAAGTAA
- a CDS encoding endo-1,4-beta-xylanase produces MIRSKTLLVSVLLLFTSVVTNAQHADKGLKDYYKNYFPVGVAITPRHLQDSATSAFIRRHFNSLTAENVMKMEPIHPQEDRYNWSGADAIVHFATENGLKVRGHTLCWHNQAPKWMFYDSEGKMVSKDTLLHRLRKHIHNVVGRYKGKIYAWDVVNEAVSDNHNEFLRNSLWHQICGEDFIAQAFLYAHEADPDAVLFYNDYNTESPAKREKIYRLLKKLRDANIPVHAIGLQGHWSIKNPSRELLASTIDQYASLGIKIQITELDVSVFSNDKMPEHHNFTPEQEQLQEQQYAMLFDTFRKYRDVISGVTFWNLSDRSSWLDNFPVKGRKNYPLLFDENLQPKKAYRKVIDF; encoded by the coding sequence ATGATAAGATCAAAAACCTTGCTCGTTTCAGTTTTACTCCTATTTACATCTGTTGTAACAAACGCACAGCATGCCGATAAAGGGCTCAAAGACTATTACAAAAATTACTTCCCGGTTGGTGTAGCTATCACACCACGCCATCTACAGGACTCGGCCACGAGTGCTTTCATACGCAGGCATTTCAATAGCCTAACGGCCGAAAACGTGATGAAAATGGAGCCCATACATCCGCAGGAAGATCGGTACAACTGGTCTGGCGCTGATGCAATCGTTCATTTTGCAACGGAAAACGGTTTGAAGGTCAGGGGGCATACCCTCTGCTGGCATAATCAGGCTCCGAAATGGATGTTTTATGATTCCGAAGGCAAAATGGTAAGCAAAGATACCTTGTTGCACAGATTGCGCAAACACATCCATAATGTTGTGGGCCGTTATAAAGGTAAAATATATGCTTGGGACGTAGTAAATGAAGCCGTATCAGACAACCACAACGAGTTTCTCCGCAACTCCCTGTGGCACCAGATCTGCGGGGAAGACTTTATTGCTCAGGCATTTCTGTATGCGCATGAAGCTGACCCGGATGCGGTACTATTCTACAATGATTATAATACAGAAAGCCCGGCAAAAAGAGAAAAGATATATCGCCTGCTTAAAAAGCTGCGCGATGCAAACATCCCAGTTCATGCCATAGGCCTGCAAGGCCACTGGTCCATCAAAAATCCTTCCAGGGAATTGCTGGCGTCCACGATCGATCAATATGCATCGCTTGGCATAAAAATACAGATCACTGAGCTGGACGTATCCGTTTTCTCCAACGATAAAATGCCGGAGCATCACAATTTCACACCAGAACAGGAGCAGCTGCAGGAACAGCAATATGCCATGCTTTTCGATACATTCAGGAAATATCGTGACGTAATCAGCGGCGTTACTTTCTGGAACCTCTCAGATCGTTCGAGCTGGCTGGATAATTTTCCGGTAAAGGGCCGGAAGAACTATCCACTGTTATTCGATGAAAACCTGCAGCCTAAAAAAGCTTACCGGAAGGTTATCGACTTTTAA